CTTACTCTTAGAAAACCTGTTCTGTGAAATCTGAGTCCTCAGTTGTTTTACTTTAGCAACAGCAGTAACtggcttttttaatgaaattataaggggaaaaaaggtgtTGAATTTTAGCATAACAGCATTTTCACACAGGTCAGGTTCCCACCTTGTACTGTCATTTCAACAGCATGTCTGATGTTTTTGGTattcagagctgaaagcagtgAATAATGGGGCCTTGGCTATATCTGTGTTGTGTTTCCCTATTAAGTATTAGTTTTGCATGGGTTCATCATCCTAGAATTGCTTTGACTCCTATTTGGAATGTAGATTAGGAAATACTTTGTTATTCTGAAGTCCAATGGATTTCAATTTATATGGCAGTTATATGAAATTATCTTTTAGTTTAGcgtatttaaagaagaaaaaagcaaaaattcacACACTACAGGAGTCATCACTCTGGGATGGAAAGTGTTAATATGTTATAATAAAGGTATAAATACGCTGTGTATGGATTTTTGCCTTGCCATTTTTAATGTTGAATTCCGTTTGGCAttgtttgccttttaaaaatacttaaaaccAGAATACTTCCATTTGAATAATAACTTCAATAGAAATCAGTGTACTGTTACTGACAAGCAAAGTGGAGATGATTTTTTGAGGCTTAAAAAAACATAAGCATTTTTCAGGATGCACGATGCCAATATGTTTTCtactttctatttattttgtcctGTTTTACAGGTGGAACTTGACTTCTTGTGGAACCAGCGTGGCCAGCTCAGAGTGCAGTGAGGAGCTGTTCTCTTCGGTTTCAGTTGGCGACCAAGATGACTGCTATTCTCTGTTGGATGACCAGGAGTTCACCTCTTTTGATTTGTTCCCTGAGGGCAGTGTCTGCAGTGATGTCTCTTCCTCTATCAGCACGTACTGGGACTGGTCAGACAGCGAGTTTGAATGGCAGGTAAACTAGTTCCACTGTAAAATTTTGTATAGACTAAGTCCTGGGTTTAGCTTTAACTGAAAAATCCTCCactgtttttttattctttaactcCTGAACTTAAGAACAGGTATCCGAATCTTCAGcaataaggaaaatgttttgttccattttattCTGGAATATTTGATCTGGAGGAGAGTGTCCTCCAAGAGGAGTGGTTATGTATTATGGTTGCTTGGTTCTTGTGGTCATTGTGTATCTCGTAGCTGTGAGCTTAGATTCTATGTCTTGAGGATCTGCCGTGCTGATGAAATCTGGTTATAGATGTCTGCTGGCGATTTGGTCATATTAAGTCTTCTGCAAAAATGGAACTGACAGATAAAGTGTAGAAGCTCTTGATATAgcctatttccattttttttcgGTGCTGAGAAGAGTACAGAGCTCGCTTTGTCTCACCTGGATGGGAAAAGTGTGAAGATGAATCATGTACTGCTTTTGTTCTAGTCTGTATAGGGTGCGGTCCTAGTCAGGCATCGCCATGTGTCTTACTACTTTCTTTAGTGGTCTTTTAATGATATGCATTTGTTCTTACACATTATAGACttaactctttttattttatagactTGTATCAACTTTTAACATACATGTCAGTTTGAAATAGGAAACGTGCTTCAGAATATACTGAAGAATACTTTTAAATTTTGTCATAAAGCTTAGTCTAAGCACATACAGAGCCTTATAAATGCAGCATAAGGACCGAGAATACAAATTTCCAGACAAACTCTGTTCTGGAAGATACAAATAAACTTAAGAAAACATGGACGGaatttgctctgaatttcttaCTGTTTTAGTCTCACTGCTAATCTCTGTATGTACTCTTTGAAGTTACAAGTGCATTTGTATAATGCAGCCTGTAGGAGCAGCTCAGAGTGGATCCCAGTGATTCAGTGCTTTGCTGAGTTGTGAAATTTTAATTGCCTGATAAACTGGgggattattttgaaaagaagcaatttCCCACATCTTAGTTAGCTGACAGCATGTTTGATTAGTAActagctttttttaaacaagtatttCTTAAGAGACATACTTGATTCAACTTGTAGAATTTTTGAAAgctatttgttgctttttacaGTGTTATCTGGCAGAATCTGAGCATGAGTAATCCAACTGTCACACTTTAACTGGAAGCGCATTCAGAAATTACATGTCAGTCGTACAAATGAAGTTAGCTAAAGTTCTGCAGTTGCTTCCAAGAAAATGACagcaattttaatattttatttcaattgtaTTGTGTAATTATGGGATGTAATATAAATTATAGAACTACTCTGAAATTATCTTTCCTAAATTAAAATTGTGTTCAAGAATGGGAGGTTTAGGTTTAGCTTTAGAATGTCATGGGCAATTTTCACTgatggagaagggaaagagtGAAATGCCACATCGTACAactgtttctttaaatgtaatttttgtaaGAGTTTGAGTAGAGTGTGATTTGCTGCACTTGCAGTTTGTTGGAAGATTAAAACAAGTACTGCAGGGTTTTGAGTACTTATCAGGAAATCGTTAGAGTATATAGATAAGCAATGCTTTGCTAATTTGAAAGcatgttttgaatttgttaATAGTGTTGAAATGACTTTAAATGTGCCTACGGTATTCTAaggctttgttctttcttttgcttattaCAAGTTGCCTGGCAGTGACATTACAAGTGGGAGCGATGTACTTTCTGATGTTATACCTAGTATTCCAAGCTCTCCGTGTCTGCTTCcgaagaagaaaaacaagcatagGAATCTTGATGAACTTCCATGGAGTGCAATGACAAATGATGAGCAGGTGAAAtcaactttcttcttttatggTAACTGTAAGATACAGAAGAACTTTAATTAGTGCAGCATCTCAAAAGACATACTGGTTTCTCTAGGTGTAAATGCATCCATATGCAGTACTATTtgattttttgaaattaaatcttGTCTTTTGCATCTGTAATAGGCAGTTTAACATGCATTCAAGCTTTCTTCTTGGGTTTTTGAGGATACTCAGAGAGGCAAGAATCATAGGAAGTGGGATATTTGAGAATGTTTTATTCTGTCggtccttccttttttctctagTTCTTTTAGAATCAATAATAGTTTTAAAtgacttgcttttctttgggtTCTAGGTtgaatatattgaatatttGAGTCGCAAAGTGAGCACAGAGATGGGCCTTCGAGAGCAACTTgacattattaaaattattgatCCTACTGCGCAGATCTCACCTACAGATAGTGAATTCATTATTGAACTGAACTGTCTCACAGATGAGAAACTGAAACAGGTGAGTTAAGGTTTGTATATATgcctttggttttttttttttaaagccctcCAGCATCTGGTGTGTCTTGCAAAATGTTAGTTGTGGTCAATTTTTCTACATAATTATTATATACGAGGAAATACTCTGGTTTCCTCCTTGACAATAATATGCTCTAGTGTTCAAGAGCATATTGCATGTACTAAACTTACAAGAAAGActctttgatttttataatcTTGGTACATATTAGAAGTGTAGCAATCAATTCTGACATGCTGGCATGTGTGTAATGAGTCATGCTGTGGGACCCGTACTCCTTATGACAAAGCTTCCATTTCATGACTGTCAACTGGTTGAGGATAGTAATTTGCTAACTGAACATAAACTGAACATAATTGAAAAGGGTAGACAGTCACTGTTCTTATGGACTTGGactatttcatatttcagacaTTTCACAAGTATCACTGTGAAGTACAGCTCTTCTCATGCCCACTTTTGTTTGAGTGTTTGTAGCAAAATAAATGCGTTTTAATAATTTAGGTGAACTTGGctggtatttctgtttttgtgttaTTATTACAACTTAATTGAAATCTGTGGGGTTGGGCAGGAGGTGAGGGGGCGGAACAAAAACTTGTTActtagtttttttccttccacaatGAAGTTAGTATTAACTTAGCTCTTGGTAAAGTTAGTTCATTTGATGACTGTGAGGTGGCATGGTATTTAAGCAGCCACAGCAAAATGGCTTAAAGTACTAACTGAACTGATCCAGTAATTTCATCATTAGTAACAGGAAcgttgtgtttcttttctattcaAAGGAGTATCTCAGTCCAGTATTAGGCTTTACTAATTCCTCTGTCTCTGTTTTGAAGGTGAGAAACTATATCAAGGAACACGGACCTCGTCAGCGATCTGCAAGGGAAAACTGGAAGAGGAGTAGCTACAGTTGTGCAAGTACCAGTGGTGTGAGCGGtgccagtgccagcagcagtaGTGCCAGCATGGTCAGCTCAGCAAGCAGCAGTGGTTCTAGCGTTGCTAACTCTGCGTCAAACTCAAGTGCCAACATGAGTCGAGCACACAGTGATAGTAATTTGTCCACAAGTGCTGCAGAAAGAATCCGGGATTCAAAAGTAAAGCTTCTAGTTATGTACATGTGTATTAAGCTGTGTAACTTGTTATGGTTGCTTATGTGATCTGAACTAGGATGTTTGTATTGAAGGAGCCTGATTAGTAACTGTGGATCTGCTAAAGTTATCTAGCTAAATCAATGCTGTCTTTCCTCTGGCATAACCATAATGAATTTAAACTTGTACTCTTATCATTTCTACTCCAAGTTAAAGCCTGATGTTTGTATGTAGTAGATCTTCTGATTACTTTTGTTTGAATAAGGTGAGTGGGGGCTGAATAAAGGCTTATACATCAATCTTTATCCTTTGAACAAGCACACGTTTTACattacataacatttttttcaagattgATCAGCCTAATCTTGGCATAATTTCTGGATAGTAAGGACAGTTTTGTTTATGTAGGCTTCTTGGATCTTCAGTTTATCCTTCTGACATGTCTCATGAGATTACTTTGTGAGGAGTGACCTACTGAAGTAAGTTTCAGTTGAAGTAATACTGTGGCACTTGTCCCATCTCCATAATTCCAATTTCAGGTGTggaggagaagagcagcagtTCCTGCTTGCTCTTCAACGTGTGAGGTTGGACTTTGGTTCCATTTGCTATTTGAAGACTAACTTTTCCACTGTAATAAAGACTCTTCTGATCAAAGACTCAGCTGTGCAATGTCACAGGGTGATGTTGTGCCACATAATTGAGACACGGTAAACAGTCCTGATACAGAATTTGTGTACTgatcttaaggaaaaaaaaatcaagctgtaacaggcatttatttatgtttgcaCTACCTCAGAAttcattttagttatttttcagagcaaacCTTAATTTAGAGGTTAACACATTTGTCAACTCAACTTTAAAGGTGGCTTCTAACATACCGAACAAAATCTTATGTCTGTTTTCTCAATTTTGGCAGAAACGTTCCAAGCAACGGAAACTACAGCAAAAGGCCTTACGCAAGAGACAGCTGAAAGAACAAAGACAAGCTCGTAAGGAAAGACTGAGTGGATTATTTCTTAATGAAGAAGTGCTCTCTTTAAAAGTGACTGAGGAGGACCATGAAGGAGATGTGGATGTTTTAATGTGACGGGGGTGAATTTATCAGTGTTCTTTCTAAGCCTTAAATGTATTATTCTTATTGTTTACATATATTTCTTGACCAAATTTTGATTAGTGTTAACAATATAAACCAGATCTTTTCTCAAGTATAATTTTGGTAAGACATTCTAAGAATTGAGTAACTTCAGCTTTTTGAGACTAATTTTGCAACtaagacttcagaaaattaattgaCTTCGGAAAAGCTGCTGAATagataaattctttttaaggaaaattgaATTTGGCTGACATGCTATTTGCAAGACGTAAGTCTAGGGATGCTTTCAGATGACACTAAGTATGCAGTACTatgcttcagcttttttttgttttcacctAGTTAGAATTAATATTACACTTAGCTTGCtttgtctcttcctttcttgttAGAAAGATTGTTTAGCacgaggaaaaaaataatagttctgTAAGgctttcttcagtatttctcttGGATCATACAGAATCAAAATACTGTGATAAATCCAATTTCTAGAAGTTTCAATTTAACTCAAACTGCATAGAAAACAAGAAGCAGAACTTCTAATGCAAAAAATGTATATACGCAAATAATACCTAATGATACAGTTATTTAGAACGCATTTAGagtcaaaaatgaaaacaaaaattgcaaacttagtctttaaaaagttattttgctgcTCAATATCTCTTAGTCTGATCATTAGTAACGGTTGACTAGTACATCCCTAGTATTGCTATAAAGagattgaaagaaaacatcGTTATGCATTAAAAGTACATTAATCTTCAGTAAAGTTGTCTAGGACACTACTTAAAATAGCTTAAAATGCTAGTGGAAACAGAAGTGCAAACAGGTGGCACACAACTTTGgtggctttttcttccccctggAATTTTATCTAAATTGATTCATGTTGTAGGCAAGAGAACTTAACACAGCTGTGTCATACAATTATGTTTACTCCTTTACCACCCAACTGAGGATGGGTCTTCCATGCTGGTTGTTGCACAATTATTAATGTGCTTCAGAATCCTGCTTTTGTTGTCTATCTGCTTTTGAAGTATCTCTTGCTAAGAAAATTAggtaaaattatgttttttcaGGTAGGGAGGTAAAAGTAGTTGTTTTAACATGTTTCCTAATCATGACAATCTGTAAAGTGACTTCTGTCTTCATCTTGGAACTACGTGTTACAAAACTCCTTTCCCTCCAACCTGAGATGAAATTGATAGCTGTAAATTTCAGAGTGAAAGTTGAGGAGTTcaagtattttctatttctgagtTCAGGAAGGTGATTTTCTTACTACACTGATGctttactattttaattttgctctcATGAATTAAGGTGTCTGGCAATTTAGTATGGTCACAGGTGCCTGTAAATGCAGGATATAGCCTAATCCTGCAGAATTGCATGATTCACTTTATATAGAGATTTGGGACTACTCATTCATTTTGCGTGTCCTGCACACACTTTTTTGCCATGACAGCTGaagtatatttatttcagaagtggcATTCCATGTAGCCTGAAAATAATCTAACCAATAAAATATCTGAACAGTGGCCTCTGAAAGGGCTTCAGTAGGAAATAAATGATGTCCATAGTCTAACTAGTCTATGTGAACTCAGTCACTCATTGCAGCCAGACTTGGCTATTAATAAAAGCTATGTAATGTCATTTTCAACTCAAATGTTAGCTACCCCATATTGCCAGTCATTTGGCTGCAAACCAGAAGTGACTCTAATCTGTTAGTATTTGCTTGCAGTGCATTATAGCTGGATGACacctctcttcttcctgtagAAACAATACTAAAAACTTTTTAGCTGTGTACAAGTTATTAAGAATTTAGATTGACTTGTATCTGCAGCTTTTTAAATggatgggagaagaaaatcaattGCTGTCAATTCAGCTAATTTCAGGATGCAGTAGTTGCACTCTTGCAACTTACTATGGCAGTAATGGATGAATTCATCATGAAACATTTCACTGTGTGTACTGTCACAGCTGAGTATAACCTTTATTTTCCACAGTGATTTTGAgatgtgaatatttatttcctgaagaaaaatgtacatttaatCTTGTAGAGCattgaaattctgaaatgaattgTAAGAAAGGTGCAATACCTCAGCATGGTGGAGCATGAAAGTGTcgttttattctgtttcagtaGCTCTTCAGAGTTCAAATTCCTCAGGCCTTGCTGAGAGAAGACTTCCTCATTTTGATGAGGTACCTGTCTACTAGCTTTCAGAGGTTGTAAAACGAGGGAGGATAGTATTTCCATCTTGATTTTAGTGTAAGCATGTAAGTATAAATTTATCCAAATGACTAAATGGTTCCAATTACTCACCTGTTGTATTGGAGAAAAGTTCCTTGGTGCCACAGTAGCTGCTTGGGGTAGGTTATCTCCAGCTGGGAACTTCAGTCACTTGTATGACAGTTAAAATGATAGAAAAGTCTGAGTTTAAAGGGGTGCCACGTTAATAACTCATAGCTCTAGAATCTTGTAGTTCCAGAATGCTTTTAACCTAAGAATACAAAACTGTGGATGTTCTGATCAGAATGTAGAATAATTTCTTGGTTACCTGACTTTCCTCTTTGCTAAGTACTTGGCATCTCAGAGAATCAGACCTGAAATAGCTGTGGGATTCAAACTTTGTCCCATGCTTTTACatgctctctttttttcctctttcatatcCTTCTTAGTTCAAATGGTACCCTCATTTTGAGGGGGGGTGGGAGGTGTCTTTATCAGATTCTGATCTTTTCTTGCAATATGCTGtatgtttaaaatttgttttggatGCCTGTGGCATTAATTAGGTGGAATTTTAGTTACACTTTGATCAGCAAGACAAGGTTTAAGCCATAGTGGCTGCTACTTTGTTTTACAGGAGGCTATCTACAGCCTGTTGGGTTCAGATAGctacaaaacagcaacagactGTACATTCTTTGTActgcttttttcaaaaaagaaagaatcagaTCTCTACTTATTAATTGATGGAAAATGTTaagcttaaaagcaaaatagagACACCGGGAAAAAGGTAGTAGTTGTATGGCTCCATGGTACTGAAGCTGTATATCTAGGTGCTTGTACCCCCTGTAATACAAATGTAATCAGTTTACACTCTGTAACATTAATGATTTGCTTCCATGGTAACTTTTTCTCTAAAAAGGCTTAGAAGGAGCACTGAAAGTCTGATTGCAATAGGACTGTAAACAATAGAGAACATTCTTTTCTAATATGATGTTAAATATGAGGAAGAAAGCTAGCTGCCTGACAAACCTATCTAATTTGTGTGTGTATCTGGTGTCACCCTTTGTCTCTGTTAAGAcacaaactatttttctttaactgggAAACTGATTAAAGGATGGTTATAGTATACTCTGTATGGGGTGCTTACTAAGAAGAGCAATCAAGGTCTTTGCAAAGCTTTCCTGGGAAACTATGAGTTTTCTCTGAACTATGAAACTTTTAGTTCTCATATTGTGGTTTGAAACCTGTGAAGAACATTCTCTGggggggggaaaataaaaagtttgaaTTCATTCATATGCATTTACATCAGAGTGCGTATAAGGTGttgaagcaaataaaatggcAATATTTACTGTTCATCTATGCTGAATGGCTTAaagccatttcttttctcttaacaCTCTTTGAGCTTTGAAATCAGTTGATGCATTGGtctataaatattaataaatttgACTGTTTTGGGGGCTCTTGAAACTGAAACTCATTCTTATAAGCCAGCTTTTCATGGCCAATGTTGTTAGATTTATTGGTTTAAAGTTCTTGAGCTTATGGGTTTTGCGGTTCTTGGGCACAGAAAGGACCTGGTCGACATGCAATTTTCCATTTAAGGATTGCAAAATTAACTTAATCTACCAAGTGCGAATGTTAGTAGTATTCAAAGTTTGTCTATTTTGACTATTAACTCTGATAATCGTACTTGCATTCTCTCTCATCTGgctaactttaaaatatttccaaattacaaataaattctgcaattgaaaaaaaatatatgttgaaGCTTGAATATAGTTCATAAccaaagcaaggagaaaatggtgggttttgtttggtttttattttggtttatgtgtttggtttttttgatgttttggttttctttgggGGGTGTAGATTAGAATATATGatactgtttacatttttttttcccaggttcTCCACTAATTATATGGCTAAAATGCACTTTTGTATAGAAAACTGTCCTATGTACATTCTGTATCTGCTTTCCACAATGTTTATAgagattttttctgaaattgtgaAGGATTTACCAATAGCTGCCATGCTGGTGACTGATGCTGTTTACATCaaattttcattgtatttgaaaatagtCATGTGCATATTGGAGTACAGGTTGGAATTAAAACTGATGAC
This window of the Cygnus atratus isolate AKBS03 ecotype Queensland, Australia chromosome 13, CAtr_DNAZoo_HiC_assembly, whole genome shotgun sequence genome carries:
- the FAM199X gene encoding protein FAM199X isoform X2, giving the protein MRWNLTSCGTSVASSECSEELFSSVSVGDQDDCYSLLDDQEFTSFDLFPEGSVCSDVSSSISTYWDWSDSEFEWQLPGSDITSGSDVLSDVIPSIPSSPCLLPKKKNKHRNLDELPWSAMTNDEQVEYIEYLSRKVSTEMGLREQLDIIKIIDPTAQISPTDSEFIIELNCLTDEKLKQVRNYIKEHGPRQRSARENWKRSSYSCASTSGVSGASASSSSASMVSSASSSGSSVANSASNSSANMSRAHSDSNLSTSAAERIRDSKKRSKQRKLQQKALRKRQLKEQRQARKERLSGLFLNEEVLSLKVTEEDHEGDVDVLM
- the FAM199X gene encoding protein FAM199X isoform X1, with protein sequence MTEEPYEKFLAPDEPCPLLSHQHPPRGGSWSLSEEGCLDVSDFGCQLSSCHRTDPLRRFHSNRWNLTSCGTSVASSECSEELFSSVSVGDQDDCYSLLDDQEFTSFDLFPEGSVCSDVSSSISTYWDWSDSEFEWQLPGSDITSGSDVLSDVIPSIPSSPCLLPKKKNKHRNLDELPWSAMTNDEQVEYIEYLSRKVSTEMGLREQLDIIKIIDPTAQISPTDSEFIIELNCLTDEKLKQVRNYIKEHGPRQRSARENWKRSSYSCASTSGVSGASASSSSASMVSSASSSGSSVANSASNSSANMSRAHSDSNLSTSAAERIRDSKKRSKQRKLQQKALRKRQLKEQRQARKERLSGLFLNEEVLSLKVTEEDHEGDVDVLM